In the genome of Candidatus Pristimantibacillus lignocellulolyticus, the window CTATCCACCGCGTAGCTGTCACTCCAAACTATTTTCCCTCGTTTTTTAGTCGCTTCTCTAAGCCAAAAACTTTCGTCGCCTGTTATGGGCTCTCCCATTTCAATCGAAAAACCATTTAGACCTTTAATCGAAATACTCCTAATGTAAGACTTAGAAAATACGTGAAAAGTAAGAAATCCTTCAACTGATTCTCTTAATTTTGAATTACTTTCACTGTATTCCTTTGTTTCAGATTGTAAAAAAGCATTAAGATCTGAATTATATACAAGATAATTTGCTACATCTTCTACCATTGAGAATTGTTCTTCAAGCTGGTTAGTGACAGTATCTAAATTTCTAAGAGTTGATTCAATATATTGACTTTGCAAAATTTTGGTATAACTAGATTGTACGAGGATGCCAACTCCTAATGTAGGTAAAATGACGAGTAATAAAAAAATGAGTATGGCGATTTTTCTTAGCCCGAATTTCCGAAAAAATCGTTTGTTTTTTCGCATTGGATGCATCCCCTTTATCTAAACCCTTTTATCCTTTAACCGCTCCCGCTACCATACCATTTACTAGTTGCTTTTGAAGCAATAAATAGAAGATGATAATTGGAACTAAGGCAATTGTAAGTGCTGCCATTTGCAAGGTCAAGCTGGCGGTTTCAACTCCTACAAAATTAGCTATGCCTAAAGGTAGTGTTTTAAGAGATTCAGAGCTAATTAATACTAATGCAAACAAATATTCGTTCCAGTTATAGATGAAGTTTAGTATAACTACAGTTGCAATGGCTGGTCGCGTAATTGGTAAGATAATAGACCAAAATATACGATATAAACCAGCTCCCTCCATAACTCCTGACTCTTCTAGATCTCTAGGGAAAGTACGCATAAACCCTTCTAGAATAAAGATAGTCAATGAAAGGTGAAAGGCCGTATACGGTAAAATCAACGATAGATACGTATCAAGTAAACTTAAATTTTTCATAATCATAAAAATCGGAATCAATGTCGCATGAATAGGTATAAGCATACCCAATAAGAAAAGTGCGTAGGTTGCGCCACGAAGTTTAAATTCAAATCGTGATAAGAAATATGCAGCCAAGGAGCCGAGCAAGACCGTTACCATCAAGGATGCAAATGTAATTAACAAACTATTTATAAAATATAAATCCATGTTTGCAATATCCCACGCTTTTGCGTAGTTAGAGAATTGTAATACTTCAGGCAATGAAAATGGACTAGTTGCATATTCTTGCTCTGTTTTGAAAGAACCTACTATCATATAGAAAATAGGAACGATATTGAATAAAGCAAACGCGCCAAGGAACGTGTAAGCTATTACATAATACAACGGTGTCTTTTTGTTCATATTGTTCAGTTCCTTTCTAGTTCTTTTCCCTACCAACCCTGTTCGCTATTACGACAACTATAAAACTAAATAATAAGATTAGAATTGAAACTGCACTACCATATCCAAATTGTCTACTAACAAATGCATTATTGTACATGTAGATCGTCATAACTTCGGTTTGATGAGCAGGTCCACCACCCGTTAAGATTTGAATCAAGTCAAATACACGGAAGGAGTTACTAATGCTAAAAATAATCGTTACT includes:
- a CDS encoding carbohydrate ABC transporter permease, whose protein sequence is MNKKTPLYYVIAYTFLGAFALFNIVPIFYMIVGSFKTEQEYATSPFSLPEVLQFSNYAKAWDIANMDLYFINSLLITFASLMVTVLLGSLAAYFLSRFEFKLRGATYALFLLGMLIPIHATLIPIFMIMKNLSLLDTYLSLILPYTAFHLSLTIFILEGFMRTFPRDLEESGVMEGAGLYRIFWSIILPITRPAIATVVILNFIYNWNEYLFALVLISSESLKTLPLGIANFVGVETASLTLQMAALTIALVPIIIFYLLLQKQLVNGMVAGAVKG